The region CCTGGGAAGACCATCAACACTACTCACAACTAAATAGCCAGGGCTTGAACCACTGGGCCTTGTATTAACAACACCTATTAAACCCTGGGTTGGATCGCCATCACTGCTTATCAACCCATCAACATTACCAGCTAGGGCAGCCCTAACGAAATCCTCAACGGACTCGCTGAGTACGGCGTCTGTTACGAAGACCCTAAACCCCAGCTTCTTAGCCCAGGCAATGGCCGTTGCCAGCGAAATGACACCCCTCAACCTACTAATCACGCCCCTCATCGCTGTCAAATCCGCATTACTAACCTCCGCTATGGGCTCCAGCGGAGCCACTGGTGTGGCGTCCTTAACGTACTTAGTAACCCCAACACCACTGAGTAGCCACGTCCCAGCGAACATGCACCAATCAAAGCCACACCACCTAACGTAAATCCTCATCAATACTCACTGAGTATGGCGGTTATTAAAGCCTGATGGAAGCGGGTTACGCCTTTAAAGACGTTTCCTAATCATAACTCAATGTCTGCGTCAAGACCCATGGTGGGCGGTAAGGTTTACCACCTAATGGCTGGTCCAGGCGATGTAGCACCCTACGTATTAACGCCAGGGGACCCTGACAGGGTGCCCAGGATAGCCAAGTACTGGAATGAGGCGAGGCCCGTGGCAACCCATAGGGAGTACGTAACATACACGGGGAAGTACAGGGGAGCCCCAATATCCGCCGTGTCCACGGGTATTGGAGGCCCCGCAGCGGCCATAGCCATTGAGGAACTACTAACCCTGGGGGCCCACACATTCATAAGGGTGGGGACCACGGGGGCCCTCCAGGAATGGATAAGGGTTGGTGATGTTATAATAAACACCGGCGCCGTGAGGTTCGACGGCGCGAGCAACGCCTACGCAATGCCCGAGTACCCGGCTGTGGCCAGTTACGAGGTTGTCCTGGCGTTGGTAACGGCGGCTGAGGAACTAAATGTTAGGTATCACGTGGGGTTGGCGGCATCCACGGCGGACTTCTACGTGGGGCAGGGAAGGCCTGGGTTTAATAATTACCAGCCGCCATGGGCCAGGGACATAGTTAATACGTTATCCTCAATGAACGTGCTCAACTTCGAGATGGAGGCAGCCACAATATACACAATAGCCAATGTGCACGGGGCCAGGGCAGGTGGGGTCATGGCAGCCATAGCCAACAGGAAAACCAATGAATTCGTACCAGACGCGGGTGTTGATGACGCCATAAGGGTGGCTAATGAAGCCGTTAGGATACTACACGAGTGGGACCAGATTAAGCAGGGCCTTAACCTGAGGTACCTCACAATGAATGTGATTAGACAGTGGATAATGAAGCGATGACTCACGGGCTAAGTTAATACTTTAAAAAGCATGGGCATACTGGGATTTGCCGGGCAGTACTACGCGAATAATTGGAATGTGGCTGCCCTATCATTCCCACCATCAACACCCTGGTGGGTCCTGGTGGCTGCCCTGGGCGCCTCACTGGCCATAATACACACGAACGCCATGAACCTATACCCATCAGCCATAGACCTACTCGTGGCCATAGACCCCGTGATAAGGAGGTTCAGGAGTGAGTTTAGGATTAGGCTCACGCAGCTCATCGCCATAGTAATCCTCGGGGTCACCTCAATATTAGTCTCATACTGGATACTCTCGGTAATAGAGGGCTTCCTAAACCTAGTGGGCTTAACAATATTCCCACTAACCTTCATACTAATCTTCGACTGGTACCTAAGGCTGAAGAATAATGTGCACACACTGAATGACGTAAGGAATTACTTCTACTCAATACCCAGGGACCCACTGAGGCACATTGGTATAGCGGCCATAGTATCCTTCATAGTGGGTAGCCTACTCATGAATTACCTACCCACACTCGCGCCATCCGTGTTTTCACGTTACCTACCGCCGGAGTTCACGGGGGCGTTGGTGGGTGGGCTGTTGTACCTCATACTCATGACCCTGGGATTAAGGGTTAAGAGACTCTCCTGGCTACTACCCTGAGGCTCAACGGGTCAGTAATGACGTGTAAACGCCAATGAAGCTGAGCACTGCGGATATTGCCAGGGTTATCCTGAGACCCATCATGAAGTCGCCCGTCACTGCAACACTCGAGGGCAAAACCCCAGTGAATAGGTAAAGGGATGCGTACGCACCTATGTAGTGAATGAGTACTGAGCTCGCCAATGTTATACTCAACAACTGCCCGGTGAACCTCATCGTGCCCAGGACACCCGAGGCTATGCCATACCTATCAGGTGGTACCGAACCCATGACTGAGTTCGTGTTAGGTGCCGAGAAGAGCCCGAAGCCAATGCCGAGTATTGATAGTGGTATCACTATGTTGATTAGTTGGTGGGTGTTTAAAACCGCCAATAAAGTTAGAGCCACGCCTATGATGCCCATGCCCAGGGCAGCAATCACCCTGGGCGAGTACCTATCTGATAATGAGCCACTAAATGGTGATAACGCGGCCATGAACACAGGCTCGGCAACAAGCACTAACCCGGCCATGAAGGGGGAGAAACCAAGCAGTGATTGTAGGTATAGTGAGAATAGGAATGGTATGGAGAAGGTGCTGATGTAATTAAGGAGCGCCGTTATGTTACCCGCGGCGAACATTATGTTCTTTGTGAACATTGATAGGTCGAGCATGGGGTTCGTAACCCTATCCTCAATGTACACGAACAATGCCAGTGATAATAAACCAATTATTAATAGATAGATTAAGTGAACCCAACCATAAATATTACCTAGTATTAAGTATGTGGTCACGGCCACCAGGGCCGTGGTGAATGTTGCCGAACCCAGGTAATCAATACCCACATGACCCAGCCTAAATTCCACGTTGCGCATTGAGAATAGGGATATGAGGAGTCCCAGGAGGGCCATTACGAAGCTTATGAGTAGGTTAGCCCTCCACCCCAGGAACTCCGTGATTAAACCACCCACGAATGGTGCCGAGGTGAGCCCCAGGTAAACGGCCATGGCGTTAATCCCCAGTGCAAATCCACGGCGCCTGGTGGGGTAGACCTGGCTAACTATTGCGGCGGTTCCCGGTGAGAGTATTGATGAGCCAAGGCCCATTATGAGGGATGAGACTATTAATACATAGACATTTGGCGCCAGGTAACCAATCAACGAACCCACCAGGTAGAGGATGAAGCCAATCCTGAAGAACAAAACCCTACCCCTCAAATCAGCCAGCCTACCCAGCAACACCATCAGGGATGCCAGTGGTATTAGGAATACAATGGGCACGTAAACCAACAGGTAAAGCGAGGCGTGGAAAGTCCTCCCCAGGACTGGTATTATGAATGAGAGTATTGTTGATGTGAATGGGGTCAGGAAGGCGCCTATGGACGTGGTCGTCAGTATGAGCCTTCTTTGTTGATCAGTGATTACGGGCATGCGAATATCTATACTGATATCGACCCTTTTAAGAATTATTCCCCCGACTCCGTGTACCTCATCCTCACGAAGGAGACGGGGATGACGGGTTTCATCCTAACAACACCCTTCTCCTTAGTCACCACGTAAAGAACCTGGTGTATCCTCCCCTCCTCAAGGGGTATCACCATGATCCCATCATCACTCAACTGCTCAAGGAGCTTTGGAGGTACTTTGGGCGCCGCGGCGGTCACCAAAATCCTATCAAAGGGCGCGTACTGGGGTAAACCCCTCGACCCATCACCAACAAAAACCCTCACAACATTGAGATAACCGAGCTTCGCCAGGTTCTGAACGGCGTATAGGGCAAGCCCTGGGTAATACTCAATGGTGTAAACCTCCCCCCTCCTCTCCATGACCTCGGCAACCACTGCGGCGTGGTAACCAGTGCCCGTACCCACCTCGAGGACCTTAAGCCCAGGCCTTAGGTTCAGGAGCTCGCACATCATGGCCACCATGTGCGGTGCGGATATGGTCTGCTTATACATAACCTCAAGCGGGTAATCCTCATAGGCATAGAGCCTCAGGTAGCTTGGTAGGAATTCCTCCCTGGGCACAGTGAGCATCGCCCTCTCCACAGCCTTACTGGTAATGAAGCCCTCATTAACCAAATCCATCACAAGCCTAGCCCTAGCCTCACTATAATTAATCATCAGGTAATAAGCCAACCCTTTTTAAATAAATTAATTACTCCATGGCCAGGTTCTTGGGCAATGATAGTTTAAATTTCTTAAACCCAAGCCTAAGCCTCACACCCTCAAGAACATCCAGCGAAAAGGAATCATCAACAGCACCGTTGAGGGGCTCCACCTTCAGCGTGAGTACCCACCCATTGTATGACTCCGCCAGGTTACGTTCAATGTAAAAGGGCACACCCTCAACCCTACCCACCTCCACATAATCACTACCAACTATGAAATCACTGGTGCGGTAGATCTCAGGCTCAGTTGGGGAGCAGCACCCATGGCCCAGTATTATGATTATGTCACCATACTTCTCCCTCATGTTCCTTATCAATTCCTTAACATCATCCCCATACTCAATACTAATATCAAACACACCCCCAACACCCAGTGGATGCTTAAAAACCTTACCCTAAAATGTTTAGGCTGCTCACAAGCTATTATCCATATTATTCACAATATGATTATTTAATTTAATAATTTTTAGTGGGGCATTGATTCATAACTTGTCAATTTTCATCACAGTACGCCAGTGCGGGCGGTCTAGGCTACCTGTGGTATCAACATAGACCTGCTTAATCTCCAGGAACTCCTCAAGACCATAGAGCCCCAGCTCACGCCCAATACCGCTCTGCTTGTACCCACCCCAAATACCCTCCACTGGTTGTGTGTATGCGTCATTAATCCAGACGGTACCCGCCTGCAACTTCCTAGCCACCCTAAGGGCCCTTGCTGGGTCCTTTGTGAAGATTGAGGCCGTGAGTCCGTAAATCACATTATTCGCTATCTCAATGGCCTCCTGCTCGGTCCTGAAGGGTATCACAGCTATGACGGGCCCGAAGATCTCCTCCTGGGCAAGTCTGGACTTGGGGTCCACGTTATCGAATATCACGGGGCTGACGAAGTAACCCTTATCATAAATACCACCGCTCAGTTTACCACCGTCTAAAGCCACTTTGAAGCCGGCCTCCTTGCCAAACTGTATGTAACTAAGCACCTTCTCCTCCTGCGCCTTAGAGATCAGTGGTCCCATGTCCGTGTTATCATCGAGGGGTTCGCCAATGACGAGGGACTTGGAAACCTCAACAAGCCTACTCACAAGCTTATCATGAACGCTCTCGTGAACCAGGACCCTAGATATGGCACCACACGCCTGCCCAGCATTTCTCAACCCACCAAAGACTATAGCCCTGACAGCCTCCTCAATATTGGCATCCTCAAAGACAAGCCCTGGGTTCTTACCGCCAAGCTCAAGCCCAATCCTCTTAATACCAGCGGCTGCCTGCTGCATTATGAGCTTACCCGTGGTGGTCTCCCCCGTGAAGCTCACGTAGTCAACCTTTGGATGCTTAACCAACTCATTACCAACAGTAGCCCCTGGACCATACACAACATTGACCACGCCCTTGGGCAGGCCCGCCTTGGCCAACGCCCTGTATATCTCCATGGCGGACATGGGTGTGTAACTGGCTGGTTTCCAAACCACCGTACAACCAGCGGCCAGGGCCGGGGCTATCTTACGGGCTGCCTGGGTCAGTGGGAAGTTCCATGGGGACACCGCGGCCACCACGCCCACAGGCTCCTTAAATAGGAGCGTTACATTCCCATTATTCAACACGATGGATTCGCCGTAAAGCTTATCCGCAAGCCCCGCGTAGAACTCAAAGACATCCGCTGCGGCTAGCACATGGGACTTTGCCTGCCTCATGGGCATGCCGTTCTCAAGGGCCACGGTCATCGCAATCCTCTCAGCCTCCTCCCTGAGGATCTCCGCGGTCTTGTAAAGGATCCTTATCCTCTGCCTATAATTAGTGACCCAGGAATACTTATCCTTATCGAAAACCTCCCTGGCAATATCCACGGCCCTGTTTAGGTCATCTATGGAGGCCTCCTCAACAATAGCCAGCGTCTGGTCAATATGCGCCGGGTTCTCCCTCGTGAAGGTTCTTCCCCTGCTTGAGGGTACCTCCTCACCATCTATAAACAACTTAACCCTTACAGGTAATTCCACTGTGTATTTTCCATATGATACGGAAACCATTAATGAATTATTTCTTAGGATGTTAATAAAGTTTTCTCGGAATGTTTTCCTAAGGCAACCCATATATATAGATAATTAACCTATAATAAATGCAATAAATGAAGAATTACCTAAATCATTCGTAGTTACAATTAAAAATTTCCTTCATGTTCCCATTGTAGTAGTTGAACAATGCATCCGCTGGGTTCCTGGACACTATGAAGATCATATCCCTAACTTCACCATTCACATTAACGCCTACCCTAATCACCAGGTCATCCTCGTAGGCCAGCGCGGCGGCATTCAACACCTTGGCATTGTCCAGGGCTAGTCTTGGTATTATTACGTTGTTGATGAGCCTCTTAACCCCATCACATCCCTCATTTCTAACGTTCAACGCCTCCTCAACCCTCAGGCCATCAATCCTCTGGAACTTATCCTCATAGTACACCCAGGGTAGTGCCATTGGTTGTGTAAATCCTGGGTTTATTATAAGAATTACTGACCCCTCACTAGGAATTTCAGGTTGTTAATGATTAATGACCTACTCATGCCCACGGTTGGTGACCTGCGTGGGAGCTCGTTTATCCTGGGCCACTTATAAAATAGGACACTATCCTCCGCAACAACGGCGTAGCCCGCATTGACTATCCTGGGCTTATTCAATATGTTATTAACCACCTCCTCATGGAACCTGGGCCCCACATAACCATGAACTATCAATGCATAGTCAAAACCACTCATTAAGTAATCCTCAACCGCCGAGTAACCCCTGTGCACAGTCCTGTTGGGGTCCAGGATCCTATGGGCTATTATTGAGTGGTCGTTGGTCATTACCAGTAGATCCACGGGCGTTCTGAACACCACCTGGTTCATCAGCCCCAGGGACTTTACATTAACCCCCACGTAGATTACCTTACCACTTATGTAACTACCCAGGGACCTTAACCTATGATAAACATGGGCCACAAAGTCCTCGTAATCATACTCCTCAATCTCCTTGCCCACGGGGGCCGCCATGTACATGGGGCTCGGCCTAACCTGGTACTCACCATAATAGTCAGCCTCGTCGTCTGTGCATATTCCGTTGATTACGTCACCCAGTGCGTTGTACCACTGCATCATTAGTGGAACGGTGACACTGCCCCTCAAATCCACACTGGCAATGCCCAGCTCCACTAGTCCGTGGATTAGTGAATCGTACTCCTGGGACCAGTCCATGAAGGTTACGGTGCCCAGGGGGTCTATGGTGACCTTGGCATTCTCAATAATGCCCAGGTTGATCCACCTACAGAGGGTTTTTAGATCGTCAGTTTCTAAATTCCTTATTTTAACGATGAGCCTTGTTAAATCGGTGGTTTCGTTGATGGGGCGCCGTGTTTGGTAATGCTCCTCAATAATCGATTTACCTACTTTGTCAAATGAACCCATCGATCAAGCCGTACAGGAAGCATTAATAAACCTTACCCTTTAATTAAGTGCCAATGATGAGGACTACCTGAATGAGTGGTGATTAATTATGAGCCAGCTGATGATCAGTGGCGAGAAGATTTCAATCACCCATCATCAAAGTCCTGGCTCATCACCAACCCCCCTCTATAATTCCCCTTTTGTTATTCCTTTCCCTCACTGCTTAAGTTCGTGACTTACCCACCACCCTTTGATTTATTGACCAACCCTAACCACTAATTGTGTAATGAGTAAGTAACCTACGGGTTACTTAATCCTGTCCCTGTCAATGTACCAGTAGGTCTTATTACCCACATCACTCACCACCACACCCAGTTTGCCGAGTTCATCCCTTATTTGGTCAGCGAGGTCGTACATCTTCCTAGCCCTTAACTGTGACCTAACATTAATGAGGGCCGTCACCAGGTTCATTAGGGTGGGCGATAACTTGGTCCTGTTGAGTAAACCTATTATTCCGGCTAGGTCCATGAAGCCCTCCAGGGCCTTCGTCAAAGCCTGCTTTGAGTAGTGCTCTGCATTGTAAATTACGTTTGATGTTATGTACCTGGAGAACTCCATTAGTGATGCCACGGCCTCGCCAGTGTTCATGTCATTATTCATGGATGCCTCGAAGGAGTTTATGAAGTTGTTGACCCTGGTTAGTAACTCCTGGTCCCTACCCCCGGTCTCGGGGGCTTCGTTTATTACCTCGAGTAATTCATCATACGCCGCGTATAGGCTCATTAGTGCATTCCTTATGTTGCCCAGGGCGTCTGGGTCGAAGTCCATGGGCTTCCTGTACTGGGTCATGGCGTAGTATAGCCTCAGTACCTCACCATCGTACTTACTGAGTACGTCCATTATGGGTATTATGTTCCCCAGGGACTTACTCATCTTCTGCCCCTTAATGGTAACGAGCCCCACATGGACCCAGTACCTGGCGAAGTAGTCTATGCCGTAGTAAACCCTGGCTATTGCGATCTCATTCTCATGGTGTGGGAATATCAGGTCCTGGCCACCACCGTGTATGTCAAAGGGTACTCCTAGGTACTTACTGGACATAACCACGCACTCCAGGTGCCAACCAGGCCTCCCCGGGCTCCAGGGACTACTCCACCAAGGCTCGCCCTCGCTCCAGGACTTCCAAAGTGCAAAGTCCAGTGGGTTTTTCTTACCAGGTTCTGGCTGTACCCTGGCCCCAGCTATCAACTCCTCAATCCTCTGACCCGAGAACTCACCATACCTGGGCACCCTGGTTATGTCGAAGTACACGGACCCGTCTGGGCTCACGTAGGCCAGCCCCCTATTAACTAGGTCCTGGATCCACTTGATCATGTCGTTAATGTTCTCGGTGACCTTCGGGTATGCATAGGCCCTCTTAATGTATAGTTTATCCATGGCATCGAAGAACTCCCTAATGTACCTACTGGGCACCTCATACCACCTATTGATGAGGTTATCCCCAAACTCCTGCCTAGCCCTGTTTATGATCTTATCATCAATGTCCGTGAAGTTCGTGACAAACCTAACCTCAAGGCCCAGGTACTCCAGGTAACGCCTGAATATGTCGAAAAACACGAAGACCCTGGCATGCCCCACGTGCATTGAGTCATAGGGTGTGAGCCCACAGGTGTAAATCCTAACCAAACCAGGCCTCTGCAGGGTTAGCCTCTCGATGCTCCTAGACGCCGTGTTGTAAATGTTTATGGGTAGCTCCCTGGAATTCACGTACGCACCCTTACTGGGCAAATAATAATCACCACAACCCCCTCACGGGCGAGTTTATAAACATAATCCGAGAACCCACAGGGGAATTATTTTTATAAATTTATTAGGATTAGTAATAATTAGGTAATGGCCGAGGAAATAACGGCATTACTAATGCTTAGGAACCACGGGAGAATGGGCAGGTACCTACTAAGCAGCATCTCAGGAATGGGCGAGGGAATAGCCAGGAGGGTCCTGGAGAACCTGAGGAAAAACGGCGCCATTAAGGTCAGTAGGGGCGGGGCTGAAATCACGGATAAGGGCGAGGAATTACTTAGGGATTTGCTCAGGGGCATTGGGGTGAAGAATATAAGTGAGGTTAGTGGGTTCAATAAGGTCCTCAAGTGCGAGTGCAGTAGGTGCATAGCCGCAGTGCTCAGCACCGCAATAATGGAGGACCACCTAATGAGGCTCAGGGACGAGGCCATTAAGGGTGGTTCAGACGCTGTACTCTTCATGAGGTACACATGCCCTGAGGGTAGGTTCATGATTTACAGGTTGGGCAGTTACCTTGGGGACTTCGATAGGGATGCCGAGGAGAATTTGAGGAGGTCTCTGACCCCTGATTGTGATGATGATGTGGTGGTTCTCTGTGGTGGTAATTACTACCGTGTAATTAAGTCCCTGGTGCACATAATGGGTTTCATCACTAAGCAG is a window of Vulcanisaeta thermophila DNA encoding:
- a CDS encoding protein-L-isoaspartate(D-aspartate) O-methyltransferase, which produces MINYSEARARLVMDLVNEGFITSKAVERAMLTVPREEFLPSYLRLYAYEDYPLEVMYKQTISAPHMVAMMCELLNLRPGLKVLEVGTGTGYHAAVVAEVMERRGEVYTIEYYPGLALYAVQNLAKLGYLNVVRVFVGDGSRGLPQYAPFDRILVTAAAPKVPPKLLEQLSDDGIMVIPLEEGRIHQVLYVVTKEKGVVRMKPVIPVSFVRMRYTESGE
- a CDS encoding DUF779 domain-containing protein translates to MFDISIEYGDDVKELIRNMREKYGDIIIILGHGCCSPTEPEIYRTSDFIVGSDYVEVGRVEGVPFYIERNLAESYNGWVLTLKVEPLNGAVDDSFSLDVLEGVRLRLGFKKFKLSLPKNLAME
- a CDS encoding aldehyde dehydrogenase family protein, producing MVSVSYGKYTVELPVRVKLFIDGEEVPSSRGRTFTRENPAHIDQTLAIVEEASIDDLNRAVDIAREVFDKDKYSWVTNYRQRIRILYKTAEILREEAERIAMTVALENGMPMRQAKSHVLAAADVFEFYAGLADKLYGESIVLNNGNVTLLFKEPVGVVAAVSPWNFPLTQAARKIAPALAAGCTVVWKPASYTPMSAMEIYRALAKAGLPKGVVNVVYGPGATVGNELVKHPKVDYVSFTGETTTGKLIMQQAAAGIKRIGLELGGKNPGLVFEDANIEEAVRAIVFGGLRNAGQACGAISRVLVHESVHDKLVSRLVEVSKSLVIGEPLDDNTDMGPLISKAQEEKVLSYIQFGKEAGFKVALDGGKLSGGIYDKGYFVSPVIFDNVDPKSRLAQEEIFGPVIAVIPFRTEQEAIEIANNVIYGLTASIFTKDPARALRVARKLQAGTVWINDAYTQPVEGIWGGYKQSGIGRELGLYGLEEFLEIKQVYVDTTGSLDRPHWRTVMKIDKL
- a CDS encoding MFS transporter, translating into MPVITDQQRRLILTTTSIGAFLTPFTSTILSFIIPVLGRTFHASLYLLVYVPIVFLIPLASLMVLLGRLADLRGRVLFFRIGFILYLVGSLIGYLAPNVYVLIVSSLIMGLGSSILSPGTAAIVSQVYPTRRRGFALGINAMAVYLGLTSAPFVGGLITEFLGWRANLLISFVMALLGLLISLFSMRNVEFRLGHVGIDYLGSATFTTALVAVTTYLILGNIYGWVHLIYLLIIGLLSLALFVYIEDRVTNPMLDLSMFTKNIMFAAGNITALLNYISTFSIPFLFSLYLQSLLGFSPFMAGLVLVAEPVFMAALSPFSGSLSDRYSPRVIAALGMGIIGVALTLLAVLNTHQLINIVIPLSILGIGFGLFSAPNTNSVMGSVPPDRYGIASGVLGTMRFTGQLLSITLASSVLIHYIGAYASLYLFTGVLPSSVAVTGDFMMGLRITLAISAVLSFIGVYTSLLTR
- the cysS gene encoding cysteine--tRNA ligase: MNIYNTASRSIERLTLQRPGLVRIYTCGLTPYDSMHVGHARVFVFFDIFRRYLEYLGLEVRFVTNFTDIDDKIINRARQEFGDNLINRWYEVPSRYIREFFDAMDKLYIKRAYAYPKVTENINDMIKWIQDLVNRGLAYVSPDGSVYFDITRVPRYGEFSGQRIEELIAGARVQPEPGKKNPLDFALWKSWSEGEPWWSSPWSPGRPGWHLECVVMSSKYLGVPFDIHGGGQDLIFPHHENEIAIARVYYGIDYFARYWVHVGLVTIKGQKMSKSLGNIIPIMDVLSKYDGEVLRLYYAMTQYRKPMDFDPDALGNIRNALMSLYAAYDELLEVINEAPETGGRDQELLTRVNNFINSFEASMNNDMNTGEAVASLMEFSRYITSNVIYNAEHYSKQALTKALEGFMDLAGIIGLLNRTKLSPTLMNLVTALINVRSQLRARKMYDLADQIRDELGKLGVVVSDVGNKTYWYIDRDRIK
- the udp gene encoding uridine phosphorylase produces the protein MSASRPMVGGKVYHLMAGPGDVAPYVLTPGDPDRVPRIAKYWNEARPVATHREYVTYTGKYRGAPISAVSTGIGGPAAAIAIEELLTLGAHTFIRVGTTGALQEWIRVGDVIINTGAVRFDGASNAYAMPEYPAVASYEVVLALVTAAEELNVRYHVGLAASTADFYVGQGRPGFNNYQPPWARDIVNTLSSMNVLNFEMEAATIYTIANVHGARAGGVMAAIANRKTNEFVPDAGVDDAIRVANEAVRILHEWDQIKQGLNLRYLTMNVIRQWIMKR